A single Halarcobacter anaerophilus DNA region contains:
- a CDS encoding c-type cytochrome: protein MIKKTLLLIFFTGLLFANDTNKFNEGKQVFDKWCIHCHGVGMPATDALSIVYKDTEISPVLEERKNLDKSFIEYVVRNGRFSMPFFRKIEINNKQLESLAFYLSTKNR, encoded by the coding sequence ATGATTAAAAAAACACTATTATTGATCTTTTTTACAGGTCTGCTATTTGCAAATGATACTAATAAATTTAATGAAGGTAAACAAGTATTTGATAAATGGTGCATTCATTGCCATGGAGTAGGAATGCCTGCAACAGATGCTTTATCAATTGTATATAAAGATACAGAAATCTCTCCTGTTTTAGAAGAAAGAAAAAATCTCGATAAAAGTTTTATTGAATATGTAGTAAGAAACGGAAGATTTAGTATGCCGTTTTTTAGAAAAATAGAGATTAACAATAAACAATTAGAGAGTCTGGCTTTCTATCTATCAACAAAAAACAGATAA
- a CDS encoding IS256 family transposase yields the protein MKKETEFDFNEAVQQLLAGKKISGKDGVLAPLVKQLVEAALEAEVESHIKDDVLSGNKNRKNGKTSKTIKSTDGTFELNTPRDRAGSFEPQLVKKNQTTISNEIEERIISMYGLGLSYRDIIKHIEEIYRVELSTATISAITDKIIDKVKAWQSRPLETIYPFVWLDAIHYKIKDGGKYVSKAVYTVLGLRLDGKKEILGLYLSESEGANFWLSVLSDLNNRGLQDILIASVDGLKGFPEAIKTIFPKTEVQLCIIHQIRNSMKYVASKNHKEFMKDLKPVYQAVSKEIAEDELLKLDEKWGKKYPIVLQSWHNKWENLSVYFKYPPEIRKVIYTTNIIESVHRQFRKLTKTKGAFPNENSLLKLLYMGIQNASEKWTMPVRNWNLTLSQLAIFFEGRLDDFLEV from the coding sequence ATGAAAAAAGAAACAGAGTTTGATTTTAATGAAGCAGTTCAACAACTTTTAGCTGGTAAAAAAATAAGTGGGAAAGATGGTGTACTTGCTCCCTTAGTAAAACAATTAGTGGAAGCTGCATTAGAAGCAGAAGTAGAATCTCATATAAAAGATGATGTATTATCAGGAAATAAGAATAGGAAAAATGGTAAAACATCTAAAACAATAAAATCAACAGATGGAACATTTGAACTAAATACACCAAGAGATAGAGCAGGATCTTTTGAACCACAACTAGTAAAGAAAAATCAAACAACAATTTCAAATGAAATAGAAGAAAGAATAATTTCAATGTATGGCTTAGGATTAAGCTATAGAGATATAATTAAACATATTGAAGAGATATATAGAGTAGAATTATCAACTGCAACAATAAGTGCAATTACGGATAAGATTATTGATAAAGTAAAAGCATGGCAAAGTAGACCATTAGAAACAATTTATCCTTTTGTATGGTTAGATGCAATCCATTATAAAATCAAGGATGGTGGTAAATATGTGTCAAAAGCAGTTTATACTGTTTTAGGACTTCGTTTAGATGGTAAAAAAGAGATACTTGGACTTTATCTAAGTGAGAGTGAAGGTGCAAACTTCTGGCTTAGTGTTTTAAGTGATTTAAACAACAGAGGATTGCAAGATATACTTATTGCAAGTGTAGATGGTTTAAAAGGCTTCCCTGAAGCAATAAAAACAATATTTCCAAAAACAGAAGTACAACTATGTATTATTCATCAAATTAGAAATTCAATGAAATATGTTGCTTCTAAAAACCATAAAGAATTTATGAAAGATTTAAAACCTGTTTATCAAGCAGTATCAAAAGAGATAGCAGAAGACGAACTTCTAAAACTTGATGAGAAATGGGGTAAAAAATATCCTATTGTACTTCAATCTTGGCATAATAAATGGGAAAATCTATCTGTTTATTTTAAGTATCCACCTGAAATTAGAAAAGTGATTTATACGACCAATATTATTGAGTCTGTTCATAGACAATTTAGGAAACTAACAAAAACAAAAGGAGCATTTCCAAATGAAAATTCTTTATTAAAATTATTATATATGGGGATACAAAATGCAAGTGAAAAATGGACAATGCCAGTTAGAAACTGGAATCTAACTCTCTCTCAGTTAGCAATATTTTTCGAGGGAAGGTTAGATGATTTTTTAGAGGTGTAA
- a CDS encoding CoA-binding protein, with protein sequence MECEFPTVNSNNEEIKKIFDNTKTIAIIGLSPNESKASNMVGKYLKESGFKIVPVYPKEEEILGEKVYRSLEEIPFKVDLVDIFRKPDVIGHVVDAAIKRGDVNTIWTQLGLVNNEAAQKAEKSGMKVVQNKCTKIEHRAIFG encoded by the coding sequence ATGGAGTGTGAATTTCCGACAGTAAACAGTAATAATGAAGAGATAAAAAAGATTTTTGACAATACAAAAACAATTGCGATTATAGGTCTGTCTCCAAATGAGAGTAAAGCTAGTAATATGGTTGGAAAATATTTAAAAGAATCAGGATTTAAAATAGTTCCCGTTTATCCAAAAGAGGAAGAGATTCTAGGAGAAAAAGTTTACAGAAGTTTAGAAGAGATACCTTTTAAAGTTGATTTGGTAGATATATTTAGAAAACCCGATGTTATAGGACATGTTGTTGATGCAGCTATAAAAAGAGGGGATGTTAATACCATTTGGACTCAACTTGGACTTGTAAATAATGAAGCAGCTCAAAAAGCCGAAAAAAGCGGTATGAAAGTAGTACAAAATAAATGTACTAAGATTGAACATAGGGCAATTTTCGGTTAA
- a CDS encoding sensor histidine kinase gives MRVNSIYKQFHRKLVLATSLFILILSAIFYGYTKSTIFDEIQDSLYKDARLIYKISKSTNVDTKSFNIITHSGINVDIVKLEHTPQTAYTTFRVKDDHYMQILYLFNPQKREYIKIVKNINSSLDMLNRIFNNLLLISLGGLIMVVFYAFTVSKTLLRPIIQITNKLSNMDENYLTQIKKDNLPIEFHPLANSINSLMARIETNIKFKKELFIGVAHELKTPLAVMKLKNEVTLMKPRTPEKYQDTMKLTVEQINDMNKMISSILDIGRAEGAQFEKPEEIDLVRYLQRKTNDYRMLSAKKKIVLTFFSNVNHYEVYLQPTLINQIIQNFVQNAIKFTPDDKSIAIRLNKTKKETSITITDDGKGIDESIDLFAPFKRMGEESGAGLGLFLAKNAADALGATISLKNREDGKSGCVATIILPNKPHHKKD, from the coding sequence ATGCGTGTGAATAGCATTTACAAACAGTTTCATAGAAAACTTGTACTTGCTACTTCACTCTTTATTTTAATTTTATCTGCTATTTTCTACGGTTATACAAAATCAACAATTTTTGATGAAATTCAAGACTCGCTTTATAAAGACGCAAGATTAATTTACAAAATCAGTAAATCTACAAATGTAGACACAAAAAGTTTTAATATTATTACACACAGCGGTATTAACGTAGATATTGTAAAACTTGAACATACACCCCAAACAGCATATACGACTTTTAGAGTAAAAGATGACCACTATATGCAGATTTTGTATCTATTTAACCCTCAAAAAAGAGAATATATAAAAATAGTAAAAAATATCAACTCCTCTTTGGATATGTTAAATAGAATCTTTAATAATCTTCTTCTTATCTCATTAGGCGGTTTGATTATGGTTGTTTTTTATGCTTTTACCGTATCTAAAACTTTACTTAGACCTATTATTCAAATTACAAACAAATTATCAAATATGGATGAAAACTATTTAACACAGATAAAAAAAGACAATCTTCCTATCGAGTTTCATCCTTTGGCAAATTCAATTAACTCTTTAATGGCAAGAATAGAAACAAATATAAAATTTAAAAAAGAGTTATTCATAGGAGTTGCCCATGAGCTAAAAACTCCCCTTGCAGTAATGAAACTAAAAAATGAAGTTACTTTGATGAAACCTAGAACTCCTGAGAAATATCAAGATACTATGAAATTAACAGTTGAACAGATAAATGATATGAATAAAATGATTAGTTCGATTTTAGATATAGGAAGAGCAGAAGGTGCACAATTTGAAAAACCTGAAGAGATAGATTTAGTCCGATATTTACAAAGAAAAACAAATGATTATAGAATGTTAAGTGCTAAGAAAAAAATAGTATTAACCTTTTTTTCAAATGTAAATCACTATGAAGTCTACTTACAGCCGACTCTTATAAATCAAATTATTCAAAACTTCGTACAAAATGCAATTAAATTTACTCCTGACGATAAATCTATTGCAATAAGATTAAACAAAACAAAAAAAGAGACAAGTATAACAATCACCGATGATGGGAAAGGTATTGATGAATCAATAGACCTTTTTGCCCCATTTAAAAGAATGGGAGAAGAAAGCGGTGCGGGACTTGGTCTATTCTTAGCTAAAAATGCGGCAGATGCCCTTGGAGCAACAATTTCACTAAAAAACAGAGAAGACGGAAAATCAGGTTGTGTGGCAACGATTATTTTGCCAAACAAACCTCATCATAAAAAAGATTAA
- the hsrA gene encoding homeostatic response regulator transcription factor HsrA, translated as MRILIIEDEITLNRTLQEGLTDFGYQVDAAENYKDAEYFIDIRNYDLVLTDWMLPDGDGIELCKIVKNRSSRTAVVILSARDDKDSEIEALKAGADDYIKKPFDFDILLARIEARLRFGGTNVIEIEQLSINPDEEKIEFNGEEIELKGKPFEVLTHLARHRDQIVSKEQLLDAIWEEPELVTPNVIEVAINQIRQKMDKPLNISTIETIRRRGYRFCYPDSNEEA; from the coding sequence ATGAGAATATTAATTATTGAAGATGAAATTACACTAAATAGAACTTTACAAGAAGGTCTTACAGATTTTGGTTATCAAGTAGATGCAGCAGAAAACTATAAAGACGCTGAGTATTTCATCGATATTAGAAATTATGATTTAGTATTAACAGATTGGATGTTACCGGATGGTGATGGTATTGAACTTTGTAAAATAGTAAAAAACAGAAGCTCAAGAACTGCCGTAGTTATCCTTTCGGCAAGAGATGATAAAGATTCGGAAATTGAAGCACTAAAAGCAGGTGCAGATGATTATATAAAAAAACCATTTGATTTTGATATTTTATTAGCAAGAATTGAAGCTAGATTAAGATTTGGCGGAACAAATGTTATTGAAATTGAACAACTTTCAATTAATCCTGATGAAGAAAAAATCGAATTCAACGGTGAAGAGATTGAGTTAAAAGGTAAACCTTTTGAAGTATTAACTCACCTTGCAAGACATAGAGATCAAATCGTATCAAAAGAACAATTATTAGACGCTATCTGGGAAGAACCGGAATTAGTAACTCCAAACGTAATTGAAGTTGCAATTAACCAAATTAGACAAAAAATGGATAAACCGTTAAATATTTCAACTATCGAAACAATTAGAAGAAGAGGATATAGATTCTGTTATCCTGATTCTAACGAAGAAGCATAA
- a CDS encoding peptidylprolyl isomerase, translating into MTKSKKIVTSLIATLALSTLSLNAADYGSVNGDAITKDDISTVIRNPNIDFEKLPKKTKNQVLEQIVEKKLLTQEALKSGIKSDKKYKEALAKVETELALEIWMQNESKKIEITQKEEKDFYNKNKEKFKVPATLEARHILTKTEKEAKDIIKSLDKAKNKKDEFIKLAKEKSVGPSGPKGGYLGKFPETQMVPEFSKAAKALKKNTYTKAPVKTQFGYHVIYLEDKQEPTTLTFDKVQNRIKQVIFQEKFQKKIKAQADALKSKAKIIIK; encoded by the coding sequence ATGACTAAAAGTAAAAAAATCGTAACTAGTTTAATAGCAACATTAGCACTTTCAACTCTATCTTTGAATGCTGCTGATTATGGTTCTGTAAATGGAGATGCTATCACAAAAGATGATATTTCAACAGTTATCAGAAACCCGAATATTGATTTTGAAAAGCTTCCTAAAAAAACAAAAAATCAAGTTTTGGAACAAATCGTTGAAAAAAAACTTTTAACTCAAGAGGCTCTAAAAAGCGGAATAAAATCTGATAAAAAATATAAAGAGGCTTTGGCAAAAGTAGAAACTGAACTTGCTTTAGAGATTTGGATGCAAAATGAATCTAAAAAAATAGAAATCACTCAAAAAGAGGAAAAAGATTTTTATAACAAAAATAAAGAAAAATTCAAAGTTCCTGCGACTTTAGAAGCAAGACATATCTTAACTAAAACAGAAAAAGAAGCAAAAGATATTATTAAATCTTTAGATAAAGCAAAAAATAAAAAAGATGAATTTATCAAATTGGCAAAAGAAAAATCAGTAGGTCCTAGCGGTCCAAAAGGCGGTTATCTAGGAAAATTCCCTGAAACACAAATGGTTCCTGAATTTTCAAAAGCAGCTAAAGCTTTGAAAAAAAATACATATACAAAAGCTCCTGTTAAGACTCAATTCGGATATCATGTTATCTATTTGGAAGATAAACAAGAACCTACTACATTAACTTTTGATAAAGTTCAAAACAGAATTAAACAAGTAATTTTCCAAGAAAAATTCCAGAAAAAAATCAAAGCTCAAGCTGATGCACTAAAAAGCAAAGCAAAAATCATAATTAAATAA
- the fbaA gene encoding class II fructose-bisphosphate aldolase, which yields MAVLDIVNPGVLSGSEAKKVFDYAKENNFAIPAVNVVGTDSVNAVLEVAAKVNSPIIIQFSNGGAQFFAGKGLKSSDAAVLGGISGAQHVHIMAKAYGVPVILHTDHAARKLLPWIDGLLEAGKAHFEKTGRPLFTSHMLDLSEDSLEENVETSVSYFKQMNEIDMLIEIELGITGGEEDGVDNSDVDNSLLYTQPQEVSFAYEKLKEVGDNFTIAASFGNVHGVYKPGNVVLSPIILNNSQKYIQEKHKTSEKPVNFVFHGGSGSALEEIRDAISYGVVKMNIDTDTQWAFWNGVRGFVAKNHDYLQGQIGNPEGEDKPNKSYYDPRKWLRAGQESMIARLETAFSDLCSLNKN from the coding sequence ATGGCTGTTTTAGATATTGTTAACCCGGGTGTTCTAAGTGGTAGTGAAGCAAAAAAAGTTTTTGATTATGCAAAAGAGAACAATTTTGCAATTCCTGCTGTTAATGTTGTAGGTACAGATTCTGTTAATGCAGTATTAGAAGTTGCGGCAAAAGTTAATTCTCCTATTATTATTCAATTTTCTAATGGTGGAGCACAATTTTTTGCAGGAAAAGGACTTAAAAGTTCTGATGCCGCAGTATTAGGCGGAATCAGCGGGGCTCAGCATGTACATATTATGGCAAAAGCTTACGGTGTTCCCGTAATTTTACATACGGATCATGCGGCAAGAAAACTTTTACCTTGGATTGACGGATTATTAGAAGCAGGAAAAGCTCATTTTGAAAAAACAGGAAGACCGCTATTTACTTCACATATGTTAGATTTATCTGAGGACTCTTTAGAAGAGAATGTAGAGACTAGCGTAAGCTATTTTAAACAGATGAATGAAATAGATATGTTAATAGAGATTGAACTTGGTATTACAGGCGGTGAAGAAGATGGAGTAGATAACTCGGATGTTGATAATTCACTTCTTTACACTCAACCTCAAGAGGTTTCTTTCGCTTATGAAAAGTTAAAAGAGGTTGGTGACAATTTTACAATTGCTGCATCTTTTGGTAATGTTCACGGTGTATATAAACCGGGTAATGTTGTATTAAGTCCGATTATTTTAAATAATTCGCAAAAATATATTCAAGAAAAACATAAAACTTCGGAAAAACCAGTTAACTTTGTATTTCACGGAGGTTCGGGTTCTGCTTTAGAAGAGATAAGAGATGCTATTAGTTACGGTGTAGTAAAAATGAATATCGATACTGACACTCAATGGGCATTTTGGAACGGAGTTAGAGGTTTTGTAGCTAAAAACCATGATTATTTGCAAGGTCAAATAGGAAACCCTGAGGGTGAAGATAAACCTAATAAATCATATTATGATCCAAGAAAATGGTTAAGAGCGGGTCAAGAGTCTATGATAGCAAGACTTGAAACTGCTTTTTCAGACCTTTGTTCTTTAAATAAAAACTAA
- a CDS encoding ExbD/TolR family protein — protein sequence MKRREHIGLDLTPVIDVVFILLIFFIVTSVFKKDELALMLNLPESTAKAIEIDQDQVFIELNEKKVAIRGIEVNFESLEESLKAIKDKKKPIIVKIDKNTKYDRVTKVLDLLQKHNLNNLALVTEEKK from the coding sequence ATGAAAAGAAGAGAACATATAGGATTAGATTTAACACCCGTAATTGACGTCGTGTTTATTCTATTAATATTTTTTATTGTTACATCAGTATTTAAAAAAGATGAACTGGCATTAATGCTGAATCTTCCTGAATCAACTGCAAAAGCTATAGAAATAGATCAAGATCAAGTTTTTATAGAACTTAATGAAAAAAAAGTTGCAATTAGAGGAATTGAAGTAAATTTTGAATCTTTAGAAGAGAGTCTAAAAGCAATCAAAGATAAGAAAAAACCTATTATCGTAAAAATTGACAAAAATACAAAATATGACAGAGTAACAAAAGTTTTAGATTTATTACAAAAACACAATTTAAATAATCTGGCTCTTGTAACGGAAGAGAAGAAATAA
- a CDS encoding MotA/TolQ/ExbB proton channel family protein: MSLLEYIDKGGIIVYILIFLNIIGFTIILWKFFTIPRKNAIIEKIKTRIDSTHTKTLEIQIEYEIKKLENGLTYVKNIASVAPLLGLLGTVYGVYKAFEQITQKGLGDPTIFSGGISIALITTIAGLIVAIPHLIAYNYFISLIDSIELKAKKELLN; this comes from the coding sequence ATGAGTTTATTAGAATATATTGATAAAGGCGGCATAATAGTTTATATTTTGATATTTTTAAATATCATTGGATTTACTATAATTTTGTGGAAATTTTTTACAATTCCCAGAAAAAATGCAATAATAGAAAAAATCAAAACAAGAATTGATTCAACACATACAAAAACTTTGGAAATACAAATAGAGTATGAAATTAAAAAATTGGAAAACGGTCTTACTTATGTAAAAAATATTGCTTCCGTAGCTCCATTACTTGGACTTTTGGGAACTGTTTACGGAGTATATAAAGCTTTTGAACAAATTACCCAAAAAGGTTTAGGAGATCCGACTATATTTTCAGGAGGAATTTCTATTGCACTTATTACGACTATTGCAGGTCTTATCGTTGCAATTCCCCATTTAATAGCTTATAACTATTTTATTTCACTTATTGATTCTATTGAGTTAAAAGCAAAAAAAGAGTTGCTTAACTAA
- a CDS encoding 1-aminocyclopropane-1-carboxylate deaminase/D-cysteine desulfhydrase — MNYKNSPIEKINFRKKDIFIKRDDLLDASFSGNKARKFYYFLVNDFNDVEKIVSYGSAQANSLYSLSVLAKLKNLKLDFYVNHISSFLKNNPKGNYKKALENGANIIQKSDCDLQEFIEKNLSKKELFIEEGGRVKEAEFGIKILAEEIKKWAQENKIENLKIVLPSGTGTTALFLQKNLPFEVFTVACVGGSEYLKKQFFHLEKEEKYYPKIIQMPKKYHFGKLYKEFYEIWKELKAETKIEFDLLYDPLGFLALFSSDFFDSKTVLYIHQGGILGNETMSERYKRKYS, encoded by the coding sequence ATGAATTATAAAAACTCCCCGATAGAAAAAATAAATTTTAGAAAAAAAGATATCTTTATAAAAAGAGATGATCTTTTGGATGCCTCTTTTTCCGGCAATAAAGCCAGAAAATTTTACTATTTTTTAGTAAATGATTTTAATGACGTCGAAAAAATAGTAAGTTACGGTTCAGCTCAGGCAAACTCTTTATACTCATTGTCCGTATTAGCCAAATTAAAAAATTTGAAATTGGACTTTTATGTAAATCATATAAGCAGTTTTTTGAAAAACAATCCCAAAGGAAATTATAAAAAAGCTTTGGAAAACGGTGCAAATATTATTCAAAAAAGTGATTGCGATTTGCAAGAGTTTATAGAAAAAAATTTAAGCAAAAAAGAGCTTTTTATAGAAGAGGGCGGAAGAGTAAAAGAGGCTGAGTTTGGAATAAAAATATTAGCTGAGGAGATAAAAAAGTGGGCGCAGGAGAATAAAATAGAAAATTTGAAAATAGTGCTTCCTTCAGGAACGGGGACAACAGCACTGTTTTTACAAAAAAATTTGCCTTTTGAAGTCTTTACGGTAGCTTGTGTGGGCGGAAGCGAATATCTAAAAAAGCAGTTCTTTCATCTTGAAAAAGAAGAAAAATATTATCCTAAAATAATTCAAATGCCTAAAAAGTATCATTTTGGAAAGTTATATAAAGAGTTTTATGAAATTTGGAAAGAGCTAAAAGCTGAGACTAAAATAGAATTCGATCTGCTTTATGATCCTTTAGGCTTTTTAGCTCTATTTTCTTCTGATTTTTTTGATTCAAAAACTGTTCTTTATATCCATCAAGGCGGAATTTTAGGAAATGAGACAATGAGTGAGAGATATAAAAGAAAATATAGTTAA
- a CDS encoding ABC transporter substrate-binding protein: MVCVFRSLLFFLFTTILYASSNKENVSVQLNWKYQFEFAGFIAAKEKGFYDNAGLNVEIKEFNPQINILKDLKEEKSTFSVYDFSVLSLEKQKDSIMLIANYFKRSALVFVTKQDIITPFDLKNRVVMMEGEQVELSTLNALLRKFNISKKDFTFKQHTFNPQDFIDGKVDAMSAYFSNEIYELKKSHTPFNIIDPQAYGIYGSGVNVFTTKKLIQSNPELVKKFITATNKGWEYALKNKDELVNIIYEKYSKQKTKEALLYEAKQIEKLMMPSIYDIGEIDKQLLQRSVNEFVSEGLLEKRFSINDIVFDLYKEKDTQLTFTEKQREYIKNKDEITMCIDPNWMPYEKLEKGKFIGMTSEYIPLISKRVGIPIKLLPTKDWGESISFAKSRKCDIFSLASATPSRLKYMNFTTPYLTFPLVIATKSEELFIPNPDDLIPEKKIGVVEGYAIEEILKRVHPDNKIVEVKNVDEGMAKVANGELFGFVDALPTIAYSLQHKYLSELKISGKFNYNFELGIGVRNDDPILFELLQKAVQSIEEKQKQEILNNYISVRVESNFDYTLFYQIATAFLLIAFFLLYRHFQLAKHNKELQKRQKELNNSNKELISTKKKLESSLKDFEILFDSVMEAIFIFENEICIDANDISYKMYGYNSKDEIIGKHLKEFIPKETYEGLIKNIRKNQSSVYEGKGIKKDGTMIDVISKGTNAISNNKNIRISAIVDITETKQKEQLLFQQSKMAAMGQMLENIAHQWRQPLSMISSIATGLELKKDLNISNIEEEREDLRKINDTVQHLSVTIEDFRNFFKSDKKRAEFSILKAVEKSLQLVGKVYEIKGIQIVFEKSEDVIIKSYENEFAQALINIFYNAKDALEKVEGEKFVFIDLKADDNFLYLSIKDNAKGIDETIIKNIFEPYFTTKHQSQGTGIGLYMTQMIIEKHMKGSIEAKNSKYTYNKQSYIGAEFIIKLPL, from the coding sequence TTGGTCTGTGTTTTTAGAAGTCTTCTGTTTTTTTTATTTACAACTATACTTTATGCCTCTTCTAATAAAGAAAATGTATCTGTTCAGTTAAATTGGAAATATCAATTTGAATTTGCAGGTTTTATTGCCGCAAAAGAGAAAGGTTTTTATGATAACGCAGGATTAAATGTAGAAATAAAAGAGTTTAATCCCCAAATAAATATTTTAAAAGATTTAAAAGAAGAGAAGAGCACTTTCTCCGTATATGATTTTTCTGTTTTAAGTTTAGAAAAACAGAAAGACTCTATTATGCTTATTGCAAACTATTTCAAACGTTCAGCTTTGGTTTTTGTAACTAAACAGGATATTATAACCCCTTTTGATCTTAAAAACAGAGTTGTTATGATGGAAGGCGAGCAAGTAGAGTTATCAACTTTAAATGCACTTCTTAGAAAATTTAATATAAGCAAAAAAGATTTCACCTTTAAACAGCACACTTTTAATCCCCAAGATTTCATAGACGGAAAAGTAGATGCAATGAGTGCATACTTTTCAAATGAAATATATGAATTAAAAAAATCTCACACTCCTTTTAATATAATTGATCCTCAAGCTTACGGGATATACGGTTCGGGAGTAAATGTTTTTACGACAAAAAAATTGATTCAATCAAATCCCGAACTTGTAAAAAAATTTATAACGGCAACAAACAAAGGCTGGGAATATGCTTTAAAAAACAAAGATGAACTTGTAAATATTATTTATGAAAAGTATTCAAAACAAAAAACAAAAGAGGCACTTCTTTATGAAGCAAAACAGATAGAAAAATTAATGATGCCTTCAATTTACGATATAGGAGAGATAGATAAACAACTTTTGCAAAGAAGTGTAAATGAGTTTGTTTCAGAAGGTTTGCTTGAAAAGAGATTTTCTATCAATGATATAGTTTTTGATCTGTATAAAGAGAAAGATACTCAATTAACTTTTACGGAAAAACAAAGAGAGTATATTAAAAACAAAGATGAAATTACTATGTGTATTGATCCCAACTGGATGCCTTATGAGAAGTTGGAAAAGGGCAAATTTATAGGAATGACATCTGAATATATTCCTCTTATTTCCAAAAGAGTGGGAATCCCTATAAAACTTCTTCCTACAAAAGATTGGGGTGAGTCTATTTCTTTTGCAAAAAGTAGAAAATGCGATATTTTTTCTTTGGCTTCTGCCACACCGTCAAGATTAAAATATATGAATTTTACGACTCCTTATCTTACTTTTCCTTTGGTTATTGCTACAAAATCCGAAGAACTTTTTATTCCAAATCCCGATGACTTAATCCCTGAGAAAAAAATAGGAGTGGTAGAAGGTTATGCAATAGAGGAGATTTTAAAACGAGTCCATCCAGATAATAAAATAGTAGAAGTAAAAAATGTTGATGAAGGGATGGCAAAAGTTGCCAATGGAGAACTATTCGGTTTTGTTGATGCTCTTCCTACAATTGCTTATTCTCTTCAACATAAATATTTATCGGAACTTAAAATAAGCGGTAAATTTAATTATAACTTTGAATTGGGAATCGGTGTTAGAAACGATGATCCTATTCTTTTTGAACTTTTACAAAAAGCAGTACAGTCAATTGAAGAGAAGCAAAAGCAGGAGATATTAAATAATTATATTTCCGTAAGAGTTGAATCAAATTTTGATTATACGCTTTTTTATCAAATTGCAACGGCTTTTTTATTAATAGCTTTTTTCCTTTTATATAGACACTTTCAGCTTGCAAAACATAATAAAGAACTGCAAAAACGGCAAAAAGAGCTAAATAATTCAAACAAAGAGTTAATCTCCACAAAGAAAAAACTAGAAAGCTCTCTTAAGGATTTTGAAATTCTTTTTGATTCTGTTATGGAAGCAATTTTTATCTTTGAAAATGAAATTTGTATAGATGCAAATGATATAAGTTATAAAATGTACGGTTATAACAGTAAAGATGAAATAATAGGAAAACACTTAAAAGAGTTTATTCCAAAAGAGACTTATGAAGGTCTTATAAAAAATATAAGAAAAAATCAAAGCTCTGTTTATGAAGGAAAAGGAATAAAAAAAGACGGAACGATGATAGATGTTATTTCTAAAGGAACAAATGCTATTTCAAATAATAAAAATATAAGAATATCCGCAATAGTTGATATAACCGAAACAAAACAAAAAGAACAGCTTCTTTTCCAACAATCAAAAATGGCGGCAATGGGACAAATGCTGGAAAATATAGCTCATCAATGGAGACAGCCTTTAAGTATGATAAGTTCAATTGCTACAGGTTTGGAGTTAAAAAAAGATTTAAATATCTCAAATATTGAAGAAGAGAGAGAAGATTTACGAAAAATAAATGATACCGTGCAGCATCTTTCCGTAACAATTGAAGATTTTAGGAACTTTTTTAAATCAGATAAAAAAAGAGCGGAATTCTCTATTTTAAAAGCTGTTGAAAAGTCTTTGCAGTTAGTAGGAAAAGTATATGAGATAAAAGGTATACAAATAGTTTTTGAAAAGAGTGAAGATGTAATTATAAAAAGTTATGAAAATGAGTTTGCGCAGGCTTTAATAAATATATTTTACAATGCAAAAGATGCTTTGGAAAAAGTAGAAGGAGAAAAGTTCGTTTTTATAGATTTAAAAGCAGATGATAACTTTTTATACCTAAGCATAAAAGATAATGCAAAAGGAATAGATGAAACGATTATAAAAAATATTTTCGAACCCTATTTTACGACAAAACATCAGTCTCAAGGTACTGGAATAGGTCTTTATATGACACAAATGATTATAGAAAAACATATGAAAGGAAGCATTGAAGCAAAAAATTCAAAATATACTTACAATAAACAATCTTATATTGGAGCGGAGTTTATTATAAAACTTCCCCTTTAA